TTTTTGTAAATGTTTTGATGATAGTCATGTATTCTCTCGTTATATATGATAAAGTAAAATTAGTGAATAAATTGTAAAAATTACACTTGTTTTGTAAAAAGATGAAGAATATATAGGAGTATATACTTATGAAAACAGAAGGAAACATACCATATTACCCCGATAAAACAAGTGCTAGAGATATAGTTAAGCTAAACCGGATGATGAAAACTTCGGACCAACAATATAAATCACTATTTGAACACAATGGTGACATCGCTTTTTCAGTGGATTTGCTTGGCAGAATTATAAGTGTAAACCCAAAATTCAAAGAGATATTTGGATTTGCAGAAAAGAAGATGCTTCGTAAAAGTGCACTTAATTTCATAAAAGCAAAGGACATTGAAAGAGTAACTGATCATTTTTTCAAAGCCTTAAATGGGATGGAACAGACATATGAAATTGAATTGATCGGGAGGGATGGGGTAGAAAGTACATACCTCATTAAACATATTCCCATTGTCATTGACGGGGTTCGGACAGGTGTTTTTGGAATAGGAAGAGATATTACGGCACAGAAAAAGGCTGAGGAAAAAGTGGCTTATCTCGCTTACTATGACCCTGCCACTGCTCTGCCAAATAGACAAAACTTTCATGAAAGTTTAAAAGTGAAGCTGGAAGAATCGAAGAAAAGTAAGGAAAAGTTAGCAGTGCTTTTTATTGATTTTGACCGTTTTAAATTGATTAATGACAGCCTGGGTCATCTTGTTGGCGATGAATTGCTAAAGTGGGAAATTGAACGGATTTCAGCCTTATTACCTGCGAATTGTTACCTTGCCAGATTTGGTGGGGATAAGTTTTCATTATCTTATACGGGTTTTGAGAGCATAGATGAAGTGATCACAATGGCTAAAGCTATTTTGACCACTATTAAACAACCTATTAGGTATTTAGAGAAAGAATTCTATGTGACAGCAAGTATTGGAGTCAGTTTGTACCCTAATGACGGGATAACGGCAGAGAGTTTATTGAAGAATGCTGATGCAGCAATGAATCAAGCAAAAAAGCTTGGGGGAAACAGAATAAAGTTTTATTCCGATGAAATGAATAGTCAGGCATTATACCGGATTGAACTGGAAAGCTATCTACGTAAAGCGCTTGAGAAAAATGAGTTCTTCCTATGTTACCAACCGTTTATCGATATAGATTCAGACACTGTCATTGGAGCAGAGGCATTAATACGCTGGAATCATCCGAAGCTGGGACTTGTCCCTCCCGCAGATTTCATTCCTCTGGCTGAAGAAACTGGATTAATTATAGAGATTGGGGGTTGGGTGCTGGAAACTGCTTGCGTACATACAAAAAATTGGCAACAGGTTGAGGGTTATCAAGAGCTGAATATTTCAGTAAACGTTTCTGCCCAACAGTTCCAGCAACCAAGCTTTGTATCAGAGGTGAAACATGCATTAACAACTTCCGGACTTTCTGCTTGTCACCTGCATCTGGAATTGACGGAAAGTGCTATGTTAAAGAATGCCTCCTATAGTATTGAGGTGATGAAAGAGTTACAGGGATTGGGTGTTAAAATTTCCGTGGATGATTTCGGGACAGGTTATTCTTCTTTAAGTTATTTACGGGACCTTCCTATCAATAATTTAAAAATTGACCGCTCGTTTATTAAAAATTTGCGTGCCGAGTCAAAAGACCTTGCGATTGTTCATGCTATTATCACCATGGGCAAAGGACTTAACTTGAATGTCATTGCAGAGGGAATTGAGACGGAGGAGCAGCTAAGTATTCTTAGGCAGTTAACGTGCAATGTTGCACAAGGGTATTATCTTTCTAAGCCGAAGGAACAAACTGAATTCGAGAAATTTATGAATGATAGTCAACCCAGCTTGGTGTGACACAAGGAAAACCGCGATTCATATAAATGAGCCGCGGTTTTTTTATAGAGTTGAGAATATATATAACCGTTGATTTCCGTTCTAGGCGCTTCGCTTGCCTGCGGGCGGTCCGTGAGCCTCCTCAGGCTTCGCCTTCCGGGGTCTCCCCTGTCCCTTCCTCCCGCGGGCGTCTACGCGCCTTCCACTACAATCAACATGGTGACTTCATTCAACTTAGGTTTTATAAAACGCTTAATCGAATTATCTTAAAAAGTATTAACATATCTAACGTAATTTCTAGCTGTGAATTGGAGCAAATGGCGGAGACTCCAGCGGGGGAGTAACGGTAGCTTGAGACCCCACAGCGCAGCGAGGAGGCTCAAGCACCGTCCCGCGGAAAGCGAAGCCATTTGCGGAAAAGGAACAGCGGCGGTTAACCAATCAATTATAGTTTTTAATCGTTCATTCAGCTTTTCTGCGCTCCATGTTGGTGAACATGTATCTTTTGCCGGTTTGAAGGGTGTATTCGAAACGGTCGGTTACCGTTTTGCCTCTTGAGAAGTGGTGTTGCACCGAACAGATAAATGTTTCATTATCATAAACGAGGAAATTCACCCCTGATGGTTCTTTTATATGATCCATGAACTGCATGGTGTTATAGCAATAAATACAATCATAGATGGATATATTGGAGTTGTTCAACAGGGTGGTGAACTTTGTGAAAGCTTCTTCCGACAATTCTTCAAGCCACTCCATATATGGCTGAGGAAGTCTTTTACGTACACGCACGGCATCTCCATTGTTTAATTCATATAAATGCTTGGTATGTAACACAACTTGACCTGTTTCTAATAACACTCCAGGTACCCATTCGTTTGAAAAAAGAATTTCAATACCTTCTTCTGAAATCTCCTCCAAAAGAAATGCTTCATCGTCCTCGGCTTCAAAGAAAATCCATTGTTCGTTTATATTTTCAATTGTCCCGCATGTATAGGAGCGTTTCTGTTCGTAAATAATGTTTTTCCTTTTTTGAAGATTCACAGTCGTTTCCTCCAGTAGTCAACAAGTTTTGTAGGTGTAAACCTTTGTGTCTGCCATTCTTCCCTAGTTGAGATGCCTTTAAACTTGATGCTTTTTTATTACTTTACCCACTTTTCAGATGAATATTGGGAGGAAGACTAACAAGGAAAAAAAGTGAAAGTGTTTCTGGAATTCATGGTATAAGCACTCCCGGCATAGTATAGAACACCCGTAGTTTGCTTGAAGCAAAAGGAGTGGATGGACAATATGTGCGGTATTGCTGGATGGATAGATTGGAAGAAGGATATTAAGGATCAGAAGGATATAGTAAAAAAGATGGCGGAAACCTTATCTTTACGTGGACCGGATGATACAAACATTTGGATGGACCTTCATGTGGGGTTTGGCCATAAACGGCTGGCTGTTGTTGACCTTGAAGGCGGGAAACAGCCAATGACAAGAAATAAAGCAGAGAATGACTATACAATCTGCTATAACGGTGAGCTTTATAATACAGAAGATATTAGAAAAGAATTGATGAAGAGAGGCTATGGTTTTAAAGGTCACTCTGACACAGAAGTCTTACTGACAGCCTATATGGAATGGAAAGAAGAGTGTGTACATCATTTAAATGGCATTTTTGCTTTTGCTATTTGGGATGAAGAAGAAGAAAAGTTATTCATTGCTAGAGATAGACTTGGGGTGAAACCTTTATTTTATCATCAAGGGGAGGGGACGTTACTTTTTGGATCCGAACTAAAGGCACTGCTAGCCCATCCGGAAGTTTCGAGTGCAGTTGGGTATGATGGATTGGCAGAAATTTTTGGGCTTGGACCTTCTCGCTCTCCCGGTCATGGTCTATTTCATGATATCAAGGAGCTTCGTCCGGCACATTTAATGATAATGAGTAAAAAGGATGGACTGAAAATCAAGCGATACTGGAATGTGGAGAGCAGGCCGCATACCGATAGCTTCGAGGAAACGGTGGAGAAAGTGCGCTATTTGTTCACGGATGCTGTTACAAGACAACTAGTTTCAGATGTGCCGGTATGTACGTTTCTTTCCGGCGGCTTGGATTCAAGTGCTATTACGGCAATCGCTGCAAATGCTTTTAAAAATGAAGGAAAGCCTCCACTAAATACCTATTCCATTGATTATGAGGAAAATGATAAGTACTTCAAAGCAAATGAATTTCAGCCAAATTCCGATGAGAAGTGGATAAGAAAAATGACGGAAACATTTGGTACCGTTCATCATCAATCCATTATTTCACAAACCAATCTTGCCGCCTATTTAAAAGAAGCGGTGCTTGTAAGGGACCAACCAGGCATGGCGGATATTGACTCCTCTTTATTATGGTTTTGCAGAGAAATCAAACAGAATTATGTAGTAAGTCTTTCTGGGGAATGTGCGGATGAAATTTTTGGAGGTTACCCTTGGTTTCACCGACCAGAAGACCTTGCATCAAGTAACTTTCCTTGGATGCGTTCCACCCAAGCCAGAATGGAGTTGCTTCGACCAGAATGGAGTAGGAAACTGAAACTAGATGAATATATAACTTCCAAATTTGAAGA
This window of the Sutcliffiella horikoshii genome carries:
- a CDS encoding DUF2777 family protein, encoding MNLQKRKNIIYEQKRSYTCGTIENINEQWIFFEAEDDEAFLLEEISEEGIEILFSNEWVPGVLLETGQVVLHTKHLYELNNGDAVRVRKRLPQPYMEWLEELSEEAFTKFTTLLNNSNISIYDCIYCYNTMQFMDHIKEPSGVNFLVYDNETFICSVQHHFSRGKTVTDRFEYTLQTGKRYMFTNMERRKAE
- the asnB gene encoding asparagine synthase (glutamine-hydrolyzing), whose protein sequence is MCGIAGWIDWKKDIKDQKDIVKKMAETLSLRGPDDTNIWMDLHVGFGHKRLAVVDLEGGKQPMTRNKAENDYTICYNGELYNTEDIRKELMKRGYGFKGHSDTEVLLTAYMEWKEECVHHLNGIFAFAIWDEEEEKLFIARDRLGVKPLFYHQGEGTLLFGSELKALLAHPEVSSAVGYDGLAEIFGLGPSRSPGHGLFHDIKELRPAHLMIMSKKDGLKIKRYWNVESRPHTDSFEETVEKVRYLFTDAVTRQLVSDVPVCTFLSGGLDSSAITAIAANAFKNEGKPPLNTYSIDYEENDKYFKANEFQPNSDEKWIRKMTETFGTVHHQSIISQTNLAAYLKEAVLVRDQPGMADIDSSLLWFCREIKQNYVVSLSGECADEIFGGYPWFHRPEDLASSNFPWMRSTQARMELLRPEWSRKLKLDEYITSKFEETVAETPRLEGESLIEARRRELFYLNMIWFMTTLLDRKDRMSMGASLEVRVPFADHRLVEYVWNIPWEMKMHGNREKGILRKALEGILPDEVLYRKKSPYPKTHHPVYTKLVRNWLEEILEDSHSPLLEFMDKKKLQEIVSSEGKAFQVPWFGQLMTGPQLLAHLAQIHVWFTHYGVTIKE
- a CDS encoding sensor domain-containing protein, whose product is MKTEGNIPYYPDKTSARDIVKLNRMMKTSDQQYKSLFEHNGDIAFSVDLLGRIISVNPKFKEIFGFAEKKMLRKSALNFIKAKDIERVTDHFFKALNGMEQTYEIELIGRDGVESTYLIKHIPIVIDGVRTGVFGIGRDITAQKKAEEKVAYLAYYDPATALPNRQNFHESLKVKLEESKKSKEKLAVLFIDFDRFKLINDSLGHLVGDELLKWEIERISALLPANCYLARFGGDKFSLSYTGFESIDEVITMAKAILTTIKQPIRYLEKEFYVTASIGVSLYPNDGITAESLLKNADAAMNQAKKLGGNRIKFYSDEMNSQALYRIELESYLRKALEKNEFFLCYQPFIDIDSDTVIGAEALIRWNHPKLGLVPPADFIPLAEETGLIIEIGGWVLETACVHTKNWQQVEGYQELNISVNVSAQQFQQPSFVSEVKHALTTSGLSACHLHLELTESAMLKNASYSIEVMKELQGLGVKISVDDFGTGYSSLSYLRDLPINNLKIDRSFIKNLRAESKDLAIVHAIITMGKGLNLNVIAEGIETEEQLSILRQLTCNVAQGYYLSKPKEQTEFEKFMNDSQPSLV